The Candidatus Mancarchaeum acidiphilum sequence GGAAAGGATGATAGCGAAAACGTGGAGATAAGGAAATGGGGAGAGATAAGAAGAAAAACCTCGAAAAGCCATGAGGATATACTTAACGGCTTAGGGCTTCTTGATATAGAGCGTGCGGCAAAGGTCTCGGGATCCAGATTCTATTACTTAAAAAATGAACTCGTCCTGCTTGAACAATCTCTTATAAGGTTTGCACTGGACGAGCTTGTGAAAAAAGGATTCACAATAATATCCCCTCCTTTCATGATTAAAAGGGATTACTACACGGGCGTGACGGCGCTCGGAGACTTTGAGGATGCACTGTACAAGATAGCCGACCCAAGGGAAGCAAGCGATGACAAGAGCCTTGAAAGGATTACCGAAGAAATGTTCTTGATATCCACGTCCGAACACCCAATAGCATCGATGCACGCTGGCGAGGTGTTCTCCTCCAAGGAGCTCCCCTTGAAATACGCAGGGATAAGCCCGTGCTTCAGAAGGGAGGCGGGATCGCATGGAAAGGACACAAAAGGTATATTCAGGGTGCACCAGTTCTACAAGGTTGAGCAGTTCATATTCTCCAGGGAAGAGGATTCCTGGAAACATTATGATGAGCTGCTTGGCAATTCCGAGAGCCTATACCAGAAGCTGGGCATACCATACCATGTTGTAGACATATGCACAGGGGATATAGGGACGGTAGCAGCGAAGAAGAATGACATAGAGGCATATATGCCAAGCCAGGGAAAGTACAGGGAAGTCGTATCGTGCTCCAACTGCACAGATTGGCAGAGCTTAAGGCTTGATATCAAGTATGATGAAGGCGGAGAGAGGAAATATGTGCATACACTGAATTCTACCGCGATTGCAACGACAAGGACGCTTGTTGCAATAATAGAAAACTACTCCAATGACGATGGAAGCATAACAATACCCGATGTATTAGTCCCATATTTTGGAAAGGATAGGATAGCAAAGCATTAGCACATATTTAAATATCTAGTTTTAGAGAATAATACTGCTATTCTTTATTTTTATTTTAATTCCATTACAAAAAGTGATTTTTATGAAAGATGCATATGATTTAAAAAAGGAGCTTAAAATACTAAAGTCAATAAGAGGATCGGGAACAGAATTGATATCTATTTACGTTCCTCCTGGCTTCCCTATATCTGATGAGG is a genomic window containing:
- the serS gene encoding serine--tRNA ligase; translation: MLTTRYVRDHLDEIKESLKRRRSDYPIEELVKLDSEWREKSTSLQELQAKRNKESLKIAELKKKGEDASEMISQMSGLKDEIANLEKELPEKESRIKYLLWNMPNVLDKSVPYGKDDSENVEIRKWGEIRRKTSKSHEDILNGLGLLDIERAAKVSGSRFYYLKNELVLLEQSLIRFALDELVKKGFTIISPPFMIKRDYYTGVTALGDFEDALYKIADPREASDDKSLERITEEMFLISTSEHPIASMHAGEVFSSKELPLKYAGISPCFRREAGSHGKDTKGIFRVHQFYKVEQFIFSREEDSWKHYDELLGNSESLYQKLGIPYHVVDICTGDIGTVAAKKNDIEAYMPSQGKYREVVSCSNCTDWQSLRLDIKYDEGGERKYVHTLNSTAIATTRTLVAIIENYSNDDGSITIPDVLVPYFGKDRIAKH